Proteins co-encoded in one Salvia splendens isolate huo1 chromosome 4, SspV2, whole genome shotgun sequence genomic window:
- the LOC121798923 gene encoding auxilin-like protein 1 has product MENISLSLPKRSFSSNNAFTSHKSIYNDVFGGPPKLGPPTLAPRFEDYLEIFGGFHTSQSSSIPMLHLPLISSEDSSLHSDVDYNEVFGGCEGFDCTASVEDLVGHSSGRYDSDSSDDPWSPAQSGSLSDELDPLAGSDKSQRLSDGDFQQSLENINKHTASYNKSCHISAGTVLTTTSHVTNFSAVPGYTFSLYESPVSWGGDDEDCSEGMLSNTNHGGEYGARVAGEKQCKCSSNSSLSGSDAHTNDLKPSEIPGNSTSQIKPFVTVCDISLRTKPSRLPPPSRPPPVLSVKKSEHDKQNAERNPCQRYTSDGVADGIVLPFFDAKINDTLFAECKESENRNVKVERKYNHSHSAANVEDKTNETAKASMDTEDEKFLHSCGDKTPVSMPIVEGRMESIESTKEILVPHGVQCSNNSTDNSARDVVWREATAYFELQTEARGNENEVEAKLKSKDSPNRTDTEKRSVDSQITKQARSKDGQNILMEEFQSCFEDVMQAETREIMQDRTGIQQRGDSVKQSESNLEENYDLKENSEILRDSKKHRESGDNSDIAAGHGNSSNRLLDCEKDMETGKLTVNESASRKAFGQARYELDVNKERNQDVPNNEDTVLRFRMSETEAVSEEEDFETTGNMKSSTDDSLHEDMSEHAEEIEPNGHDESEVEWDLDSLILIDGDKLEVSEGGYKVDEVTATKDLGKHDNMQMLRSSQRAFSPEENGDMKDKPKSSTYKTETGGDIWVPGGFHEFSKNQDGSLEINTPSAANNIIKSPCVPKQMLHSKTCGSDMGVSRVTSGIISSELGHSRAEGQNMNCAQFTVKRVDISDNCNPRKVITESTASGGKMEEIPSFLKQYSDRLSSKKDATSHPIEVENSNMRGNFAGKDQKVGERMRQEIAPENEHMRKLEEEREREREREKDRMAVDKAALEAQERSYFEARERAAVERATVEVRQRALAEAQERLEKASAEARLRTDRAAVERATAEARQRAAEKLMAQKAAHDPLDRREKSVPDRFSASSRFTDTRQSFLSSDIYFQGTGVSNRVRYAYSSTHDGAESESPQRCKARLERYRRTAERAANALAEKNRRDFLAQKEREERNKVAETLDAEVKRWSSGKQGNLRALLSTLQYILGPDSGWHPVSLTEVITSAAVKKAYRRATLCVHPDKLQQRGATIQQKYICEKVFDLLKEAWNKFNSEER; this is encoded by the exons ATGGAGAACATTTCTCTGTCACTCCCAAAGAGGAGCTTCTCTTCCAACAATGCCTTCACTTCTCACAAGTCCATTTACAATGATGTTTTTGGCGGCCCTCCAAAGTTGGGTCCGCCAACTCTGGCCCCACGCTTTGAGGATTACTTGGAGATTTTTGGCGGCTTTCACACCTCACAGTCTTCGTCCATACCCATGCTCCATCTCCCACTCATATCCAGTGAGGACTCGAGCCTCCACTCTGATGTTGACTACAATGAGGTTTTTGGGGGCTGTGAAGGCTTTGACTGTACAGCATCAGTTGAGGATTTAGTTGGCCACTCCAGCGGCAGATATGACTCAGACTCCTCTGATGACCCCTG GAGTCCAGCACAAAGTGGGTCTCTGTCAGATGAATTAGATCCGCTGGCTGGATCTGATAAGAGCCAAAGGTTATCAGATGGTGATTTTCAGCAGTCATTGGAAAACATTAACAAGCATACTGCATCTTATAATAAATCTTGTCATATCAGTGCCGGAACAGTGCTCACCACGACCAGTCATGTGACTAATTTTAGTGCTGTTCCGGGATATACTTTCTCTCTTTATGAAAGTCCTGTTTCCTGGGGCGGGGATGATGAAGATTGCTCCGAGGGCATGCTAAGTAACACCAACCACGGTGGAGAATATGGTGCAAGAGTTGCTGGAGAAAAGCAATGCAAGTGTTCATCAAATTCCTCACTCAGTGGCTCTGATGCACATACAAATGATTTAAAACCTTCGGAGATACCTGGGAATTCTACTTCCCAAATTAAACCATTTGTTACTGTATGTGATATCAGTCTGCGAACTAAGCCTTCACGATTACCACCCCCGTCTAGGCCTCCACCCGTCTTATCTGTTAAAAAAAGTGAGCATGACAAACAAAATGCAGAACGAAATCCTTGTCAGCGTTATACCTCTGATGGAGTGGCTGATGGCATTGTACTGCCTTTCTTTGATGCGAAAATAAATGATACCTTATTTGCTGAGTGTAAGGAAAGTGAAAATAGGAATGTTAAAGTGGAGCGGAAGTATAACCACAGCCACAGTGCTGCTAACGTGGAGGACAAAACAAATGAGACTGCCAAGGCCTCCATGGACACTGAAGATGAGAAGTTCCTTCACTCATGTGGGGATAAAACCCCAGTCTCCATGCCTATAGTTGAAGGAAGGATGGAATCAATAGAGAGCACTAAAGAAATACTAGTGCCTCATGGAGTCCAATGCTCTAACAACAGCACTGATAATTCTGCCCGGGATGTTGTTTGGAGGGAAGCAACTGCATATTTTGAGTTGCAGACAGAAGCTAGGGGAAATGAGAATGAAGTGGAGGCTAAATTAAAGAGCAAGGATTCTCCTAATAGAACGGATACTGAGAAAAGGTCTGTTGATTCTCAAATAACAAAACAGGCTCGTAGTAAGGATGGACAAAATATTCTCATGGAAGAATTTCAGAGTTGTTTTGAAGATGTCATGCAAGCAGAAACAAGGGAAATTATGCAAGACAGAACTGGAATACAACAAAGAGGGGATTCTGTAAAACAATCTGAAAGCAATCTGGAAGAAAATTATGACTTGAAAGAGAATAGTGAGATCCTTCGAGATTCTAAGAAGCATAGAGAGAGTGGTGACAACTCGGATATAGCTGCTGGTCATGGTAACAGTTCGAATAGATTGCTTGACTGTGAGAAAGATATGGAAACGGGTAAACTTACAGTGAATGAGTCAGCATCTAGGAAGGCTTTTGGTCAAGCCAGATATGAGTTGGATGTAAATAAAGAGAGAAATCAAGATGTGCCCAACAATGAAGATACTGTTTTGAGGTTCAGAATGTCTGAGACAGAAGCAGTTAGTGAGGAAGAGGACTTTGAAACAACAGGAAATATGAAATCGAGCACGGATGATAGTTTGCATGAAGACATGAGTGAGCATGCTGAAGAAATTGAGCCTAATGGACATGATGAGAGTGAAGTAGAATGGGATCTCGATAGTCTTATCCTCATAGATGGGGATAAATTGGAAGTGTCAGAGGGAGGATATAAAGTTGATGAAGTGACTGCAACTAAAGACTTGGGGAAGCATGATAATATGCAAATGCTGAGATCCTCTCAAAGAGCATTTTCACCTGAAGAAAATGGGGACATGAAAGATAAACCTAAGAGTAGTACGTATAAAACTGAGACTGGGGGTGACATATGGGTTCCAGGTGGATTTCATGAATTCAGCAAGAATCAAGATGGCTCACTAGAGATAAACACTCCCAGTGCTGCAAACAATATTATCAAGTCACCTTGTGTACCCAAGCAGATGTTACATTCGAAGACTTGTGGCTCTGACATGGGGGTTTCACGTGTTACATCAGGTATAATATCGTCAGAACTGGGACACAGTCGTGCTGAGGGCCAAAACATGAATTGTGCTCAGTTTACTGTTAAAAGGGTGGATATTAGTGATAACTGCAATCCGCGTAAAGTGATAACAGAGTCTACTGCTAGTGGAGGGAAGATGGAAGAAATCCCATCATTCTTGAAACAATATAGTGACAGACTATCATCTAAGAAAGATGCTACAAGCCATCCAATTGAAGTAGAAAACTCAAATATGAGAGGAAACTTTGCAGGAAAAGACCAAAAAGTAGGGGAAAGAATGAGACAGGAAATTGCGCCTGAAAATGAACATATGAGAAAACTAGAGGAAGAAAGAGAGCGGGAAAGGGAAAGAGAAAAGGACAGGATGGCGGTTGATAAGGCAGCTCTTGAAGCTCAAGAAAGATCATATTTTGAAGCTCGCGAGAGAGCTGCAGTTGAGAGAGCCACTGTTGAAGTAAGACAAAGAGCTCTTGCTGAGGCTCAAGAAAGACTGGAGAAGGCATCAGCGGAGGCAAGACTTAGGACTGATCGAGCTGCTGTAGAGAGAGCAACTGCAGAGGCTCGACAGCGAGCTGCTGAAAAGTTAATGGCTCAAAAGGCTGCACACGATCCCCTTGATCGAAGAGAAAAATCTGTACCTGATAGGTTTTCAGCTTCTTCTAGATTTACTGATACAAGACAGAGCTTTTTGTCATCT GACATTTACTTCCAAGGTACTGGAGTCTCGAATCGTGTGCGCTATGCATATTCTTCAACACATGATG GGGCTGAAAGTGAATCACCTCAGAGGTGTAAAGCTCGGTTGGAAAGATATAGAAGAACTGCAGAGCGTGCA GCAAATGCCTTGGCAGAGAAAAATAGGCGAGACTTTCTTGcacaaaaagaaagagaagagaGGAAT AAAGTTGCAGAAACTCTGGATGCTGAAGTCAAGAGATggtcaagtggaaaacagggAAACCTTCGAGCCCTGCTATCTACTTTACAATAT ATCCTTGGCCCTGATAGTGGTTGGCATCCAGTTTCATTAACAGAAGTGATAACTTCTGCGGCTGTTAAAAAAGCTTACAGGAGGGCCACTCTCTGTGTTCACCCTGATAAATTACAACAACGTGGTGCGACAATTCAGCAAAAGTACATATGCGAGAAAGTTTTTGATCTACTAAAG GAAGCTTGGAACAAGTTTAATTCAGAGGAACGGTGA
- the LOC121798016 gene encoding dormancy-associated protein homolog 3-like isoform X1, which yields MLTFSLSMGLLDHLWDDTVAGPPPDTGLGKLTKHATFSFRSNSGKESEQVMDNRRSFGEDGVRVTRSIMIVKPPQGSQKDSPPVSPAGSTPPVSPFAGKAEEERKHSDSGGGQRRLLTRRQEVAGEPVALLLLTTCDIF from the exons ATGCTAACTTTCTCTTTAAGCATGGGATTACTCGATCACCTCTGGGACGATACCGTCGCCGGACCTCCGCCCGACACCGGTCTCGGAAAACTCACGAAACACGCCACTTTTAGCTTCCGATCGAATTCCGGCAAGG AATCCGAGCAAGTGATGGACAATCGAAGATCGTTTGGAGAAGATGGAGTGAGAGTGACTAGAAGCATAATGATCGTAAAGCCGCCGCAAGGGAGTCAGAAGGACTCGCCGCCGGTTTCCCCCGCCGGCTCCACTCCCCCGGTGTCCCCTTTCGCCGGTAAG GcggaggaggaaaggaagcatTCCGATTCCGGCGGAGGTCAGCGTCGTTTGCTTACGAGAAGGCAAGAGGTGGCCGGGGAGCCGGTGGCTCTCCTCCTGCTTACGACGTGTGATATTTTCTGA
- the LOC121798016 gene encoding dormancy-associated protein homolog 3-like isoform X2, with protein MLTFSLSMGLLDHLWDDTVAGPPPDTGLGKLTKHATFSFRSNSGKESEQVMDNRRSFGEDGVRVTRSIMIVKPPQGSQKDSPPVSPAGSTPPVSPFAGGGGKEAFRFRRRSASFAYEKARGGRGAGGSPPAYDV; from the exons ATGCTAACTTTCTCTTTAAGCATGGGATTACTCGATCACCTCTGGGACGATACCGTCGCCGGACCTCCGCCCGACACCGGTCTCGGAAAACTCACGAAACACGCCACTTTTAGCTTCCGATCGAATTCCGGCAAGG AATCCGAGCAAGTGATGGACAATCGAAGATCGTTTGGAGAAGATGGAGTGAGAGTGACTAGAAGCATAATGATCGTAAAGCCGCCGCAAGGGAGTCAGAAGGACTCGCCGCCGGTTTCCCCCGCCGGCTCCACTCCCCCGGTGTCCCCTTTCGCCG GcggaggaggaaaggaagcatTCCGATTCCGGCGGAGGTCAGCGTCGTTTGCTTACGAGAAGGCAAGAGGTGGCCGGGGAGCCGGTGGCTCTCCTCCTGCTTACGACGTGTGA
- the LOC121800743 gene encoding protein LURP-one-related 5-like → MPFQAASNEEIHLFIVAAVVSPLPNQNHSAAAGGQPRPIRPPLISRFCYAWPSAAKRIAAETVTKSGAIVEKGHVCEEETHLTMLKTSLFFAGEGFTAYDCKGALVFRVDSYGPDGDDTGKFVLMDGSGRCILTVRRKRPSLHQRWEGFVGEGSEGKKAMFSVRRSSIIGWSSMTVEVYTNPDEEYQIEGSFACRTWNILAADKEIVAEIRRKMDGVELGLC, encoded by the exons ATGCCCTTTCAAGCAGCAAGCAACGAAGAAATCCATCTCTTCATCGTCGCCGCCGTCGTCTCTCCTCTCCCAAACCAGAATCACTCTGCCGCCGCCGGAGGCCAACCCCGCCCCATCCGGC CTCCGCTAATTTCTCGATTTTGTTATGCTTGGCCGTCGGCGGCGAAGCGAATAGCGGCGGAGACAGTGACGAAGAGTGGCGCGATCGTGGAGAAAGGCCACGTGTGCGAAGAAGAGACGCATCTCACCATGCTGAAAACCTCTCTCTTTTTCGCCGGCGAAGGCTTCACTGCTTACGATTGCAAAGGCGCTCTCGTCTTCCGAGTCGACTCGTACGGCCCCGACGGCGACGATACTGGCAAATTCGTTCTCATGGATGGCTCCGGCAGATGCATCCTCACCGTCCGCCGCAAG AGGCCGAGTCTGCACCAGCGGTGGGAGGGCTTCGTCGGCGAGGGATCGGAGGGGAAGAAGGCGATGTTCAGCGTGCGGAGATCGTCCATAATCGGATGGTCGAGCATGACGGTAGAGGTGTACACCAACCCCGACGAGGAGTACCAGATCGAAGGCTCCTTCGCGTGCCGAACCTGGAACATTCTGGCTGCGGATAAGGAGATCGTGGCTGAGATCCGGCGCAAGATGGACGGTGTTGAGCTTGGTTTGTGTTAG